Part of the Paenibacillus guangzhouensis genome is shown below.
TGCTGAAGGTCGGAGAAGGCGTGGACGGAATCCAGGCCGGTGACCGGATCATCTGCCCGGCCGGGCATCGTCAGTTCTTCCTCGCGGAAGCGAAGGATGCTGCGTTGATTCCCGATTGGATCCGAGATGAAGAAGCGGTATTCACGCAGATTGCGAAGGTAGCGCTGCTGGGAGTCCTGCGTGCGGAGCATGCCTTTGGTGAACGGGTGGGCGTCGTCGGTCTCGGGCTGATCGGCCAGCTGGTCATCCAATATCTGAATCGGAGTGGCGCCAGGCAGATTATCGCGATCGCGCCGGAGAGCCATCGGTTGGAGCTCGCCCGGAGGAACGGGGCGACGGATCTGTTGAATCTCCCGGTGGACGAAGCGTTCGAACCGATACAGGAACGGACCGGAGGCAAAATGCTGGATACGATTTACGATGTGACCGGATCTTACGCCGTGTTGTCATCTTGTACGCAGCTGACTCGTGATCTCGGCAAAGTCATCCTGCTCGGAGACTCGACAGAGCCGTCGAAGCAGAGCATCGGGCCGAAGGTCGTCTTCAATTCGGTCAGCATTCTGGGGATTCACGGCCGGATGATGGGAGGTTATCAAGGTTGGACGGAGACGGATATGAATTCGTATATCTTCGAGTCGATCCGTGACGGCAGACTAAATGTCGCGAGTCTCATCACCGAGACGGTGAGCCCGCTCGATGCAGACTCGGTCTATTCCCGACTCGCCGGGCGCAGGTCCGATGCCATGGGCGTATTGTTCGACTGGACACAATTGTAATGTCTGAGGAGGGACACGAATGAAAGCAATGCATGAGCTGACGCTGAAGGAGAAAATCGGCCAGCTGCTGATGGCTGGGTTCGAAGGCTTTGAGCCGGATGCGAATATATACGACATGCTGCAAAACCATTTCATCGGGGGAATCGTGTTATTCTCTCGTAATCTGGAATGTCCTGAGCAGGCCTTGGCTTTAACACAGCAGCTGCAGCGGATCGCGAAGGAGGCGACGGGCATCCCGCTCTGGATCGGAACGGATCAAGAGGGGGGAATGGTCGTCCGGATCAGGCAGGGTATTGCGCAGCTGCCCGCCGCGATGGCCATGGGAGCGGCGCGCAATCCCGAGCTGCTTTACGAAGCTGCCAAAGGAACAGCCGAAGAGCTGCGGCTTTTAGGGATCAATATGAATTTCGCGCCCGTGGTGGACATTAATGTCAATCCGCGAAATCCGATCATTGATGTCCGTTCGTTCGGCGACGATGCCGAACTTGTCTCTGAGCTCGGCATTGCCGCCATGCGCGGATTCCAGGATGGCGGTATCGTCTCCGCGATCAAGCACTTTCCCGGGCATGGCGACACGGAGACGGATTCCCACGCGGAGCTGCCGGTCGTGAGGCATAATCTAGATCGGCTACGTGCCGTGGAGCTTGTGCCGTTCCAGCGGGCGGCATCGGCCGGAGCGGAAGCCGTCATGACCGCTCATGTCGGCATTCCGCTGCTCACCGGAGGTGTCCCGATTCCGGCTACTGTATCTCGGGAAATTCTGACGGGACTGCTGCGTGAAGAACTCGGTTACGACGGGCTCATCTTAACCGATTGCATGGAGATGAACGCCGTCGCGCAAGGCATCGGCGTCGGGGAGGCCGTGGTCAAGGCCGTGTTGGCTGGGGCGGACCTGCTCCTCGTCAGCCATACGTACGCTAGCCAACTCGAAGCCGTGGCTTCGCTGGAACGCGCCGTGACGGACGGGCGACTGACCGAAGCGCGGATCGACGCTTCCGTCGCACGCCTTCTTCGCCTTAAGGAGCGCCGTCTCGGATCCATGCGGGAGCATAGTTGGGAAGAGACGCGGAACTTGCTGGAGCATCCGCGCACATGCCGGACGATCGAACGGCTTCGCGAGGCGAGTATTACGGCAATCAGCCGTGATCCGGACGATTGCCAGTTGTCTCCCGAGGTAGATACGCTCGTGCTCTGGCCGCAAATCACGGCCGCTTGTAAATCCGAGGATGATCCAGCACACGATGCCTCTCTCGGAAGTTTTCTGCGATCATTGATCTCGGCCAAGGTGACGGAACAGGTCTACGGGCGCAATCCGAGTCCTGAGGAGATCGAAGCCCTGGCCACCGAAGCAGAGGGATATGGACAGATCATCGCCGGCATTTTCCATACGTCGAGTCATCCCGGGCAGACAGCTTTGGTTCGCCGGTTGTTGGCGGGAGGGGGGAAAGTCATTCCGGTCTCCCTCCGAAACCCCGTTGATCTCGCTGCATTTCCGGAAGCGAGGGGCTGTCTCGCTTGTTACGAGCATCATCCGGATACGCTGCAGGCGTTATCCCGCGTTCTGATGGGGATCACGGAACCAATCGGCACACTTCCGGTGACGATTCCGATGCATGAGACAGAGAGGGGAGTAGCCGATGAACGCCGTTCAGCTTCCGCTGCAGGATCCGCCACTTAAAGGGTTTTTGCGATGGGCCTACACGCTATCGATCACCAGTGCCCATGAAGAGACGATTCCTTGGTATTACAGCAACTTCATCCAGTTGTCTTGCACCAAAAGGTTTCTTACGGACGGCAGACAGTACTTCCTTGATTTTTTCCGGGGCAAGCCGAATGAACTGAACTTCAATAACCCGTTTCTTCTCACCTGCTCCGTCAATTATACGATCATGGAGAGCTTGGTTTTAGACGACTGGCCGCAATTCATCGCGAATCAGATTCGTAGCGGTTACTATTGCGTCGTGTTTCTGGATGAGTCAAGGCTTTCACCGGCGGCTTCTTATCGGCAAGAACCGTTCCCTCATCACCTCTTTCTGTACGGTTTCGATGAGGACACTCGGGTATTCGATGTCTCCATGTTCGATCGTACGGGAGTTTACCGTAATATGCAGATTTCTTTCCAAGAGTTCCAGGATGCTGTCCAATCCATGCGACATCTTCTACAGGAGAAGATCACGGCCGACCATCATACGTATTTTTACAAATATGAACCGCATTCTCCTTATCCATTCGATAAGACGGCTGTAATCGATCAGCTGCAGGATTATTTGCACGGGGAGACCCATCTGAACCGGATCAACTACAACCCGGATGAAGGAGAAGCCTTCGGCATCAAGGTATACGACTATATGCAAATGTACTACGATGCCGTGGAGCATGGCGATACCCGCCTCAGATCTCGTAACGATGTAAGGCATTTGCATGTGCTATGGGAGCACAAAAAAATGATGAGTGAGCGGATCGAGTATCTGGTCGAGCAAGGGTTGATCTCCTACGATGAAGAGCTCGTGAAAGGGTACAAGGATCTGACCCAAAGGGCGCTAAAGCTCAGGGATCAATACATTCGCCATGAAATTAGGGAAGATCGGGAGATCTTTGCGCGGCTGCGGCTGCGGTTCGATCAATTCCGTGACGAAGAACCTGTCCTCCTGCAAAAACTGATCACGCTGCTCGAAAGCTGATTCATGCCCGGCCCGCTTCCCTTATGAAGCGGGCCGGATTGACGTTCCCGCAAACCAGCAAAGAAATCCCGCTGCGGGTAGAAACCTCTCGCAACCCCAAGATATGATTACCCCATTGATAATGAATCTCATTTACATTGTGCCGGCCAATGTGAGGATTCGCTTTACTTACAAAAAACAGGGGAAAGTAGTGGATGATTATGCGGGGGTTCAAATTTCTATCACGACTTATGCTGATTGCCTTATTGGGAATGACAGCGGCTTGCGGAACGCAACAGGAATCCGTCAGCAAACCGGCGGATAAGCCGGCAATCAAAGCGGAGGAGACACAAGCCTCAACCGACTATCCGAGAACGATCAAACATTTGAATGGCGAGACGGTCATCCCAGCCCGTCCCGTTAAAATCGCAACGCCGTATATCGCATTCGTCGATTACTTGGCTGTGTTGGACGAATATCCGATCGCGGCGCAAGGGATCGAGATCATCAAGCGGAATTTTCCGAATCTGAGCAAGCATATCGAAGGGAAAACGATCATGGATCTCGGCATGGAGGTGGACATGGAGAAATTATTGGCGGCCGGACCGGATGTGATTATCGCAGCCGACGATATGAAAGATCAATACGACCGGTTATCGCAGATTGCGCCGACCGTGATTTTCCCGCAGGCCGGGGATTGGCGAGAGACGCTCCAGCAGATCGCGGAAGTGATCGGCAAGGAGGATTACGCGAAGAACGTGTTAGCCGATTTCGATGCCAAATCCGAGGCGTACAAGCAGAAGCTGGCGTTCCGTCAAGACGAGTCCGTCATGTTCGCGATGTATAGCGGGAAGGAACAATTCATTACATGGCGGGATGGTCGGTTCGATCCCTTTTATGTCGGACTCGGACTGAAGCGAGTGGAAGAGGCGCAGCAAGACGGGCCATTAAGCTTGGAAAGCCTCGTTGCGCTGAATCCAGATCATCTGTTCATCATTAACAATTGGCAATTCCCCGTAGAGGGAGGCGTCATGAAGGCGCTCGCGGACAACAAAGTGTGGAACGGCCTGAAAGCTGTGGCGAACTATCATGTCTACGAATTGAAAGATCCTTCGCTTCCAGGTCCGATGGCGTTAGCCAAAATCGACGGCATCGAAGAAATCATGAAGGCACTTGGGAAGTAGAAGATCTCCGGATGGAGGAAAGAGGGATTCTGTCTGCTCTTACCGAAATGAACAAGAAAACCAATGTCAATTAGGTGGGATGCGTATGTCAGAGCTTAAGCAAAGGGGGAATCCTCCTTCAATTACATTTCCGTACATGAAGTCATTGTTGGAACGAATCGTATCATTGCGTGCGTTGCGCCTCGTGTCGTGGGATCTTCAACCACTAGGCAAAGCAAAAGAAGAGAGTTCGGTCTTTCGCGTATCCTGCTCCGTGCAAGACGACAACCATGTGGGAATCAGAAAAAACCTGATTCTAAAGACGTTAAAACCCGATGCGACGCGAAATCGTATCGATCATTATTATTATTGGAAACGTGAAGCGCTGGTCTATCGTTCAGGTATGTTACGGCAGCTTCCTCCCGTAATCCATGCGCCAGATTGTTACGCCGTGGATGAACACGTGGATGGAAGCGTGTGGATCTGGCTTGAAGATGTTGACGTTGACCCAATGACGAGCGATTGGGATCTCGATCGGATGCGTAGGATTGCCTATTTGCTAGGAAGGTTCAATGGCGATGATGTCCATGCAACTCGTCTTTCCAATGCGGATCTCGGCTTATGTCGGCAATGGATGCGTTCGTGGATTGCTGTCTGTATGGCGTACGCCCAGCCCGTGCAGGAACAACGCATGCGTTGGGAACGCCATGTCCAGCAGCAGGCGATGTGGGAGCGATATATTTTGCATCGAAGCCGAATAAATGACTTGCTGGATACTTTAGATCTACTGCCTCGCGGACTTGCCCATCAAGATGCGCACTGGGATAACATTTTTCTCGTTCAACGAAACGGTCATGAGGCACTCCTAGCGATGGACTGGCAATTCGCCAGTATTTCAGGCGTCGGTGAAGAACTTGGCAGATTATTCGGCTATGCCTTATTAAAGAAGAAAATTCCAATAGAACAGGTTGAAGATTACAAGGAAACGCTTTTTGTTTCCTATCTCCAGGGACTTCAAGCGTCAGGTTGGGTTGGCGACCCGAAGCTTGCTCGCTTCGGGTTTACGGCTACGGCTGCACTGAGATTTGTCATGGTCATCGACAAATTACTCGAGCGCTTGGAAGCTGGTGCTATTGCGAATCAAGTTGACGAGCACCGTCATTTATTGCAAGTTGCTGAGATTTTGCTGACGATGGCGGATGAGACATGGTCCCTTAGGGATGAAATCGTCAATAGGAATGAGAGCATCATCGGAATGGAATGAGGTAGGAAGAACAGGGCCTTGACGAGCACCCGTCAGGGCCCTATTCTTATGATGCAAGACTAAGCGTTACTTGATCGAACCTTTTTTGAGAAGCGTGGTCATTTATTCCATTTGTCACAAAAAATACATTGGATTTATTTTCCTGAATTGATTAGAATTTAAACATACCGTCTAGTCGGTATTTTGTGAAGGGTGAAAGGTGGGAGGTGGGACGTCTTGCGCCGAAGAGCATACGACGCCGAATTAACCAGAGCAAATATCATTACCGCAGCACGAGGCTTATTTGCGAATAAAGGCTATACCGCGACATCGATAGACGAGATTTGCGCTGTGACGGGATATAGCAAGGGAAGCTTGTACTATCATTTTAAGAGCAAGGAGGATCTCTTCGTTCAATTGGCCGAAGAAGCGTTCCTGCATTCTTGGGAGGCTTGGGACGAACGTTCGTCATCCTATGAGACCACGATAGATAAGCTCTACGCATATGCCGACTATTTCGTAGACACGCTAGAGAAGCCGCTGAACAAAGCGGGGGAAGATTTTATAGCCAAGGTTGGTCTAGAATCAGAGGTTGGTCAGAAATTTTTGGCGATCCTTATGGGATACCTTGCAAGATTTGAGACGTTGGTTGCGGAAGGGGTATCTAGCGGCGAATTCAGGCATGAAAATCCGAAAGAGCTGGCTTACATCCTTATGAGCTACTATTCAGGGCTAAGTGACAGTTATCGTATGATGGATAAGGCGGCGATGAAACAGTTGTACCGGAATGCAACTAGGTTAATACTCGAAGGCTTGGCAAATCCAGACCATGAGGTGAAACGATAATGGGGGCATACGCATTCATTGGAGAGCAAGAAGAAGGATATGTGAAATTCAGCGTCGTCATTCCAGCACATAACGAGGAGAAATATATTGGAAAATGCTTGGATTCGATCACCGAAGCGGCAGCAGCCTATCCTGGACAGGTTGAAGTCATTGTCGTGCTCAATCGTTGTGAAGACGGCACAGAGCAGATCGCAAGAGATTATAACTGCGTCATTGTAAAGAACGATATGAAGAATCTATCCCAAATCCGCAATGCGGGCGCGAGTATGGCTCGGGGCGAGATCCTCGTGACGATCGATGCGGACAGCCGGATGACGGCGAAGATGTTATCAGAGATGGATCGTCATCTGGAGACCGGATTATATATTGGCGGAGGGGTTAGTGCTAAATTCGAACGGGTGTCGTTAGGAATCATCGTATCGACGATCATGTTGATCATTCCTCTGTTGTTCAAATACGGGGCGATCTCCGTGGGCATCTTCTGGTGTTATAAGCGGGATTTCGATGCGATCGGTGGTTTCAACGATCAGATTCTGATGGCGGAAGATGCTGATTTTGCACTGCGTCTAAAACAATGGGGGCGTCAAAACGGGAAGAAATACGGCACGATCAAGAAAGCGCAAATGATTACCTCTTGCCGCAAATTCGATCAAGGCGGCGACTGGATCCTAGTAAAGCGTCCGCAATTGATTATGGCTTACTTAAAAGGGACAGACCGGAAATATGCCGATGAAGCCTATTACGAGGATCAAGTTCGATAGAAGATAGAGAAGCAGGCCGCCATCGACCGGTGGTTTAGAAGGAGTCAACGTTTTATATAAGTCGTTAAACGCCAGATGCCGCCTAGATGAAGGCGGCATCGTTGTATAGGCGGCGTGATAAGTACACGCCATGACTCGATATATGATTACCCTGTAATATCCCGACGCAGCGTGATCAGGTCTTTGAGCGCTTCCGTCGAGAGCTCGGTGATCCAGTTGTCCGAGCTCGTAATGACTTGGTCGCTTAACGCTTGCTTGTGATCCAGCATCTCGTCGATCCGTTCCTCCAAGCTGCCGATCGTAATGAATTTGTGTACCTCGACGTCGCGCGTCTGTCCCATGCGGTAGGCACGGTCCGTCGCCTGGTTCTCCACGGCCGGATTCCACCAGCGGTCGAAGTGAAACACATGGTTGGCCGCCGTTAAGTTCAGTCCGACCCCGCCAGCCTTGAGCGAGAGGATGAAGACATGCGGTTGGTCCGTAGCGGGCAGGTCATCAGATTGGAATTGTTCTATCATCCGGTCTCGCGCAGCCTTGGGCGTTCCGCCATGGAGATAGAGCACGGGCTCTTGTAGTATCGCTGTGAGGACGCGCTTCAGCAGCCGGCCCATCCCGATGTACTGGGTGAAGATCAGACAACGATCACCCGATTCCCGCAGTTCCTTCACCATCTCGACCAAGCGCTCCAGCTTCGAGGAACGTGCAATGATCGATTCCATATCCATTGTCGCATCGCCCTCCATTTCGCTATCCGCCTTCGTTGCGTCTTCTTTCATCAGAAGAGCGGGATGATCGCACAGCTGCTTGAGTTGTGTGAGTGCGGCGAGAATCGCGCCCTTCCGTTCAATACCCTCCAACTCTTTCATACTCTCCATCAGCTGATGAACCGTCTGATCGTACAGCGCGCCTTGTTCTGCCGTAAGATGGACGTAGGTTTTCATTTCGTTTTTGTCCGGCAGGTCAAGCTGGATCGCGGGATCTTTCTTCTTGCGCCGCAGCATAAACGGCTTGACCAGCTTCTGCAGCTCGGCTGTCTGCGCGATGTCGCGTTCCCTCTCGACAGCCACATTGAACTGGTGTTGGAAGCTGCGCAACGTACCGAAGTAGCCTGGATTCATGAAATCGTAGAGCGACCACAATTCGGAGAGGTTGTTCTCGATTGGCGTACCCGTCATTACAATGCGATGCTGCGCTTCGAGCCGGCGGACCGCTTGCGATTGCCTCGTCTGGGCGTTCTTAATGTTTTGCGCTTCGTCCAGACAGACGGATGCCCACGTATACGGCTCGAGCACCTCGACGTCTAACGCAGCCGTTGCGTACGTCGTAAGCACGATGTCGGCCTGCTTCGCTTCATCAGCAAAGCGGGAATCGCTCAGCCGATGAGCGCCATAATGAACCAGCACGTTCAGCGTAGGAGCGAATCGCCGTAGCTCCTTCTGCCAATTGCCGAGAACGGACGTTGGGCAGATGAGCAGGGAAGGGAAGCGATCTTCTTGCGGAGCTGCGGCAGCCAATTCTAGCACATGCAGCAAATAGGCGATGAATTGCACGGTTTTGCCAAGACCCATATCGTCGGCAAGACAAGCCCCAAAGCCGAAGCGCCGCAGAAACGCAAGCCAGGCAAAGCCTTCTTGCTGATAGGTGCGTAGCTCTGCTTGCAGTGCTGCAGGAATGGCCGGTGCCGGGCATTCTCCCGGCTGTTGCAATTGTCCGATCAATTCTTGCAGTTGCGCGTTCAGCTGCACCTCAAGCTTAATTTGCTCCTCTGGACTTACTGTTTCTACTGCATTCGCGGACGGCTGAGCATAGGCGCGATCCTGCAATAAGTGGATCTGCAGAATCGTCTGAAGCGGCATCCCTCGCCGCTGATCCGCGCTACGCATCGCCTGCCGAATTTGTGCGAGCAGTGCCGTATCCATTACAATCCATTGCCCGCGGAATTGAATCAGCCGCTCGCCTCGCGCGGCAAGTTCCGCGAATTCCTGCTCGCTCAGTTCCATGTCGCCAATCGCGATCCGCCAGTCGAAATCGACCAGTGTCTTCAGACCGAATAACGAAGGTCTTGCGTCGTTAGGCGCTGATTGGACCATGGCGCGTACTCGCGGTCGCTTGCGGCGAGCTTCCTCCCACCAAGCGGGCAGCAGCACCTGCCATCCGGCGTCGAGCAGACGATGGCTGCTCGACGTGAGAAATTGCCAAGCGTCATCATCGGATAACGCTTGGCCTAAGATCTGATCCGGCTGTCGGTCGAACTGATCTTCCGTCAGTACGGCACTTAAACGGCAGAGCCAAGCACTGGATCGTTCGCGAATAATGTGTGTCCATGCTTCGGGCCATTCACCGTGTGCCTGGCCATCTTCCGCGAGCTGAACCGGAATGAGGAGCGACGGATCTTGCTTGTCCTGCAGCATGAGCTGAAGTCGCCATGCGGGCTCGTCATCCCCCGGCTCAATTAACTGTAGGAGAGGGCGGAAAGGTGTCGTATCCGGTTTCCATCCGATACGGATAAGCCACTCGTCTTCATGGTTGGCCGCTTCATGCGCGGCAGGTTCGGCAAATAACAGCGGATATTCTCTTCGCAAATCGGTTAGTTCAGTTTCGTCTCTATAATGCCGCTGAAATACGGTTTGAGAGAATGTCGCCATCAATCCGTTCAGCAACAGAGAATCCGTATCAACCATAGATTTCAATGCGATGCGGCTGGCTTCCTCCATTTCGCCATTCTCCCATTCCCACTGCAGCCTGCCTGCTTGATGCGAGGTCAGACTAGGTACATACTGCCTTGCATCGATCATCGCAGATAGAGTGGGGGCCAGCTTGATGAGAGCGGGTGCATCGCCCTCCCAGTGCCATGACACGTGCTGCAGCACCCGGAGCTGCGCAAAGAAAGATAGCACATATTCGGCAGGTAGTTCCACGAACTCTAGATCTTGGGTCACTCGCGTCGTTAAGGTCGTCCCGTAGAAGGACGGTTCATGATAGGCGAATAGCCGATCTTTCAGTGAACCACTCGACATAACCTCGTATTTGTTCGAGTAACCATGAATTAGCGCATCACCGCCATCATTTATTTTAACGTGAATGGTCAGTGTATTTACTTCTGAGCTAGCATTCATAGCAGTAGATTTCCTTTCTGAAGCTCCTGTTGCAGGGCACGAAGACGGCTGTGGCGTGCAATGAACCCCTCGAGAAACAGCATCCACCGCTCCTCTTGCTTCATTTTCTTATACATTCTGAACAATCGCTTGAGCAATTTCACCGCTAATTTGTAGCTGTCCCGGTTTTTCTGCTGCACATAGCGTTCCACGGCTTGGTGATAGAAGGGAAGAAGGGCTTCCGGCGCGTTCTTCTCAATCGGTGCAAGCGTCGTAGCTCTGAACTCGAGCGGCTCGCCTCCCGTAGTCAGCTGATAATCGATCCATTGCTCCCATTTTCCGTAGGCCAAGAGCGTCTCTTGGTAGTAGGTTTGAGAGAAAGGCAGCATCTTCGCCAATGTCTCGAACAGAAGAGGCTCCGAATCTGGTGATTGCCCCAGCATCCCATTCCAGTAGTCTAGGTATTGCGACTGAAACTGCTCGTTGTGATATTTACGCAGCATAGGTCCTGTCGCGACCAGCCACGACGTGAGCCGCGGCCAATCTTTGGCTTCATAGAGAGGTTCGAAGAAAGGCGTAAGATGCGACGTTGCGAGAAATACCGTGCGGCTCATTTCGCGCAGCATCTCCCAAGCTTCTTGATCCCGGGCCAGATAGAAGAGCATAAAAGTTTTGAAATACAGCCATGGGTAAGGCTGCGAACGTCCACTGTTCGCTTGAATCGAAGCGTTAAGCGCGCTTAACTCTTCAATATACGGCCGCGTATCGGACATATTTGGACGGAGCCAATCCTGCCACAATTGATGGTAAATCTGTATCATGATCTCGTTCTGCGGATGGCTGCGGATGAGCTGTCGAACAGCTTCCAGTGTCTCCATGATCCGCATCCGTGCGCGTTTATCTTCTTTTGTCAGCGATATACCTTGTCCAAGCAATGAGTGAATCATATCCATCGCGTCTTCACGTGCCAGCCGGGTTTTGTAACCGGCACCATACTCTGATGGACCACTGGATTGCGTAATTTTACCCAATAAGTAAATATACGCGTTCAGGAGATAAATGCGATCAAGCGGAGGCGGCAGCTTCGGGTTCATTGCATTCATGGCCGTCAGATTGGACTTCAAATACACTTCGTGCCGAATGACACTTGCGAACGGTGTTACGTAATCGTTCCATAACGCGTGCCATTCGGAGACGTTCATGGTACGAATATCTGCCTCGATTTTCCGTTGTTCGAGTGGTTCCACGGCAGCAGGAACCGGTTTGCGAGGCAGATTCGCCGATCTTTTTCCTTTCAGTTCCCATAGAATTTTGGCATTAATGATCTGGTGGGTCGACCGGCCTTGCCGATCTGCATACCATAGCAATGCGGCGATCAGATGCCTGCAGTTCCGACGCATTGGACAGCTGCAGCGGCTGGCGGATAGATCCTTGAGGTTAACCTTAACGTGGTAAATTTCTTTACCCTTCACGTCCGCTTCGATCTGATGGCTCTGAGGCATAGCAATCGATCGGATGCGATTTTGCTTATAATATTGAAAACCTCGTTTAAGCGTAACGTCTTGAACATGCTCGCCGATGTAGGCTAGAAGTTCATTCCATTCCGCATCAGGGATAGGATGAATGACTTGCATGGTCTATAATTCTCCCGATAAATATGACGTATGGTTATTATACCAGTTATTGCGGAAGAGAAGGCAGGGCTTCCGGTTAAATTAAGGAGACAGGCTGCAATTGCTTGTGTATGGGGCGGAGTAAAGCATCGAACTGGAAGGATAAGGTTTATGATCTGTGGAATATATCATTAGCAAGAAAAATCCAGTAAAATTACCGTGTGTCAGAATCATCACTAATATTCCTAGAAAAAGTGGCATTTTACTTCTAATTGCGAATGGTAATTCGATGGGGGGGATCGTGCTGGATGTCATAGCAAAGCTGGATCCTTATTTACCGGGATTAAGAGTTTATTGCCGTTCGCTTGCCGGGAACGAGTGGGATGCAGAAGATTTGGTACAGGATGTGCTAACGAAAACGTTGAATTCGATTTGGCGATCACCCGAACGGCCGATTAGTCGGGCTTTCTTGTATCGGATTGCAAAGAACGCTTGGATTGATCAATGCAGGGCAGAGCAGAAGCGGCGCAGAGATACAACTTTCGACGAGGATTACCATCAGCCTGCCCCCGTTGCCATAAACGAATGGTTAGCCCGAGAGTTGCTAGAACAGTTGGCCGTTTCGCTGAATCCAAGGCAGATGGTGCTCATTATCTTGATCGATGTTTTCTCCTTTAGCGCGGCAGAGTCTGCTGCGCTATTACACATGACGGAAGGCGCAGTGAAGGAAGGGCTTAAACGCGCACGCCGACGCTTGCGATCCTTCGTAGGAGAGAATGGAGAGGTCAACGCCGATTCTACAAATCAGAAGAGACTTGGTGGCGGGGAAATGACCACATCTCTTTTTGAAACATTCTTGGAAGGATTTCGGAGAGGGGACGCCGGGATGATCTGCCGTGCATACCTCAATTTAGCTGCTCAAGGCGTCACGCTCGAGAAAGTATCCTTTGAAGAAGGCCGATATTCGTTCACAATTCGGGATCCTGATGGCCATTTGATCGAATTTTTCCAGACGATTTAGCGATACCCGTTTCTTTTATACGTTTGTATGGAATTTTAAAAAGGGTGTTTCTCCTCATCACAAGATGATCAGAGACACCCTCTTGGCTGTTGCGATCGAGTCTCAAAACTAACTCACGGAATGACCGCTACATTTGCATTCCCTATTAAATCCTGATAAGCAAGGTAGACACCGATGATTCCAGAAATAAGAAGCAAAATAGCTGAAAAAAATGCTAACTGATTATTTCTTTGTGTTGATGATATGGATTTAGGTGCCATTTGCGTAGTCGATGGTATTGGATTTTGTGGCATGAACGAATTTTTCCTCCTTTTTCAATAAACTACAATACCTCGAAATCTGAAGACATTCG
Proteins encoded:
- a CDS encoding sigma-70 family RNA polymerase sigma factor; the encoded protein is MGGIVLDVIAKLDPYLPGLRVYCRSLAGNEWDAEDLVQDVLTKTLNSIWRSPERPISRAFLYRIAKNAWIDQCRAEQKRRRDTTFDEDYHQPAPVAINEWLARELLEQLAVSLNPRQMVLIILIDVFSFSAAESAALLHMTEGAVKEGLKRARRRLRSFVGENGEVNADSTNQKRLGGGEMTTSLFETFLEGFRRGDAGMICRAYLNLAAQGVTLEKVSFEEGRYSFTIRDPDGHLIEFFQTI
- a CDS encoding SWIM zinc finger family protein, whose translation is MQVIHPIPDAEWNELLAYIGEHVQDVTLKRGFQYYKQNRIRSIAMPQSHQIEADVKGKEIYHVKVNLKDLSASRCSCPMRRNCRHLIAALLWYADRQGRSTHQIINAKILWELKGKRSANLPRKPVPAAVEPLEQRKIEADIRTMNVSEWHALWNDYVTPFASVIRHEVYLKSNLTAMNAMNPKLPPPLDRIYLLNAYIYLLGKITQSSGPSEYGAGYKTRLAREDAMDMIHSLLGQGISLTKEDKRARMRIMETLEAVRQLIRSHPQNEIMIQIYHQLWQDWLRPNMSDTRPYIEELSALNASIQANSGRSQPYPWLYFKTFMLFYLARDQEAWEMLREMSRTVFLATSHLTPFFEPLYEAKDWPRLTSWLVATGPMLRKYHNEQFQSQYLDYWNGMLGQSPDSEPLLFETLAKMLPFSQTYYQETLLAYGKWEQWIDYQLTTGGEPLEFRATTLAPIEKNAPEALLPFYHQAVERYVQQKNRDSYKLAVKLLKRLFRMYKKMKQEERWMLFLEGFIARHSRLRALQQELQKGNLLL
- a CDS encoding DEAD/DEAH box helicase; translated protein: MNASSEVNTLTIHVKINDGGDALIHGYSNKYEVMSSGSLKDRLFAYHEPSFYGTTLTTRVTQDLEFVELPAEYVLSFFAQLRVLQHVSWHWEGDAPALIKLAPTLSAMIDARQYVPSLTSHQAGRLQWEWENGEMEEASRIALKSMVDTDSLLLNGLMATFSQTVFQRHYRDETELTDLRREYPLLFAEPAAHEAANHEDEWLIRIGWKPDTTPFRPLLQLIEPGDDEPAWRLQLMLQDKQDPSLLIPVQLAEDGQAHGEWPEAWTHIIRERSSAWLCRLSAVLTEDQFDRQPDQILGQALSDDDAWQFLTSSSHRLLDAGWQVLLPAWWEEARRKRPRVRAMVQSAPNDARPSLFGLKTLVDFDWRIAIGDMELSEQEFAELAARGERLIQFRGQWIVMDTALLAQIRQAMRSADQRRGMPLQTILQIHLLQDRAYAQPSANAVETVSPEEQIKLEVQLNAQLQELIGQLQQPGECPAPAIPAALQAELRTYQQEGFAWLAFLRRFGFGACLADDMGLGKTVQFIAYLLHVLELAAAAPQEDRFPSLLICPTSVLGNWQKELRRFAPTLNVLVHYGAHRLSDSRFADEAKQADIVLTTYATAALDVEVLEPYTWASVCLDEAQNIKNAQTRQSQAVRRLEAQHRIVMTGTPIENNLSELWSLYDFMNPGYFGTLRSFQHQFNVAVERERDIAQTAELQKLVKPFMLRRKKKDPAIQLDLPDKNEMKTYVHLTAEQGALYDQTVHQLMESMKELEGIERKGAILAALTQLKQLCDHPALLMKEDATKADSEMEGDATMDMESIIARSSKLERLVEMVKELRESGDRCLIFTQYIGMGRLLKRVLTAILQEPVLYLHGGTPKAARDRMIEQFQSDDLPATDQPHVFILSLKAGGVGLNLTAANHVFHFDRWWNPAVENQATDRAYRMGQTRDVEVHKFITIGSLEERIDEMLDHKQALSDQVITSSDNWITELSTEALKDLITLRRDITG